A window of the Cryptococcus depauperatus CBS 7841 chromosome 5, complete sequence genome harbors these coding sequences:
- a CDS encoding protein transporter SEC23: protein MNGFEDVEDKDGVRLSWNTWPSSRIEATRTVVPISALYTPLKEREDLPPVMYEPVTCKGASCKAILNPYCQIDIRGKMWICPFCLQRNPFPPHYHQDLSPTSLPPELQPKFTTIEYTLSRPAQIPPIFLYVVDTCVDEDELNALKETLVVSLSLLPPNALSPTRSQAMVHEIAYADCPKAYVFRGAKDYTSKQISDMLGLNPSERPMQPMRPGQPMPAPAASKFLMPVQACEFQLTNILEQLQRDPWPVDQDRRPLRCTGVALNVAVSLLESAFPNTGARIMLFAGGPATDGPGLVVAPELREPIRSHHDIDRDSAKHFKRATKFYEALSKRASVNGHAIDIYAGCLDQVGLLEMKSLPNATNGFMVISDSFITAIFKQSFLRTFAKDEQGFLKMGFNATFDVLTTKEIKISGVIGHVISANKKSASVGETDIGVGHTSAWKVCSLTPKSTLAAYFEVVTPAGQALAPNQSGLIQFVTHYQHASGQYRLRVTTLSRNFQEGGHPSIAASFDQEAAAVLMARIAVFKAEIDDSPDVLRWLDRMLIRLCQKFADYRKEDPTSFQLGPNFSIYPQFMFHLRRSQFLQVFNNSPDETAFYRHVLNDADVNNSLIMIQPTLMSYGFDSEPHPVLLDSVSIRPDVILLLDTFFHILIFHGETIAQWRKANYQEQEDYANFKELLECPVTDAQELLEDRLPIPRYVVCDQGGSQARFLLSKLNPSTTHMSGSNYGAGPASGQAIFTDDVSLQVFMEHLKRLAVGASTS, encoded by the exons CATCTTGTAAAGCTATCCTCAACCCGTATTG CCAGATTGATATTCGAGGCAAGATGTGGATTTGTCCTTTCTGCCTCCAGAGGAATCCTTTCCCTCCCCACTACCATCAGGATCTCTCTCCTACGTCGCTTCCTCCTGAACTTCAGCCCAAATTTACCACCATTGAGTATACCCTCTCTCGCCCTGCCCAAATCCCAcccatctttctttatGTCGTAGATACGTGTGTTGACGAGGATGAACTCAATGCACTGAAAGAAACATTAGTGGTTAGCTTGAGTCTGTTGCCACCAAACGCGTTG TCACCAACAAGATCACAGGCCATGGTTCATGAAATTGCATACGCCGACTGCCCCAAAGCCTATGTATTCCGCGGTGCCAAGGACTACACTTCCAAGCAAATTTCCGACATGCTTGGACTCAACCCTTCTGAGCGACCTATGCAGCCTATGCGACCTGGTCAACCTATGCCCGCTCCTGCCGCTTCCAAGTTCCTCATGCCGGTTCAAGCTTGCGAATTTCAACTCACCAACATTTTGGAGCAACTTCAGCGCGACCCTTGGCCTGTAGACCAAGACAGAAGGCCTCTGAGGTGTACTGGTGTCGCCTTGAACGTGGCAGTCTCTTTACTCGAATCTGCATTCCCCAACACCGGCGCTAGGATTATGCTCTTTGCAGGTGGTCCCGCTACGGATGGTCCTGGTCTTGTCGTTGCCCCTGAACTTCGTGAGCCTATTAGATCTCACCACGATATCGATCGAGATAGCGCCAAACATTTTAAACGTGCCACCAAGTTTTACGAAGCCCTTTCTAAGCGAGCTTCTGTCAATGGGCACGCTATCGACATTTACGCGGGCTGTTTGGATCAAGTGGGGTTACtagagatgaagagcttgcCAAACGCTACAAATGGTTTCATGGTAATTTCTGATTCGTTCATAACGGCCATCTTTAAGCAAAGCTTCTTGAGGAcatttgcaaaagatgaacaagGTTTCCTTAAAATGGGCTTCAACGCGACATTTGACGTTCTT ACTACAAAAGAGATCAAGATCTCCGGTGTCATTGGCCACGTCATTTCTGCCAACAAAAAATCTGCCAGTGTTGGTGAAACGGACATTGGTGTTGGCCATACCTCTGCCTGGAAAGTCTGCTCTCTTACGCCTAAGAGCACCCTCGCTGCGTACTTTGAGGTAGTTACTCCTGCTGGCCAGGCTTTAGCACCGAATCAATCGGGCTTGATTCAGTTTGTGACTCATTATCAGCATGCATCGGGACAGTACCGTCTCAGAGTAACCACTCTGTCTCGGAATTTCCAAGAAGGCGGACATCCTTCTATTGCCGCGTCATTCGACCAGGAAGCTGCTGCCGTGCTCATGGCTCGTATCGCTGTCTTCAAGGCAGAGATTGATGATTCACcagatgttttgagatggcTGGATAGGATGTTGATTAGATTATGTCAAAAATTCGCAGATTATAGAAAGGAAGATCCTACAAGTTTCCAACTCGGCCCCAATTTCTCAATCTATCCTCAATTCATGTTTCACTTGCGAAGGAGTCAATTCTTACAAGTATTTAACAACTCACCTGATGAGACTGCATTCTACCG TCATGTCTTGAACGACGCGGATGTTAACAACTCTCTTATCATGATTCAACCTACGCTCATGTCTTACGGTTTTGATTCGGAACCTCATCCTGTCCTCCTTGACTCTGTTTCTATCCGACCTGACGTTATTCTCCTCCTTGATACCTTTTTCcacattctcatcttccatgGTGAGACAATTGCTCAATGGCGCAAGGCCAACtatcaagaacaagaggaCTATGCCAACTTTAAAGAGTTGCTCGAGTGTCCAGTGACGGATGCCCAAGAGCTTTTAGAAGACCGATTGCCTATCCCTCGTTACGTCGTTTGTGATCAAGGTGGAAGTCAAGCAAGGTTTTTGCTTTCGAAACTAAATCCGTCTACCACGCATATGAGTGGAAGTAATTATGGAGCAGGACCTGCCAGTGGGCAGGCCATCTTTACTGATGATGTTAGCTTGCAGGTCTTTATGGAacatttgaagagattggcTGTGGGCGCTTCTACCAGCTGA
- a CDS encoding DNA replication complex GINS protein PSF3 — translation MEDDYFSITSILADNQKLSCTFTLDVDGLGYLEGGSEDNIREGTKIELPFWLAGTLSINQFTTFTLPVPFSHRVRSALIASPIAVKLSNLVGGNGWWYRLGKRLAEILEEAQAVNIRDMMRGAFTGRLPTLYDLAAHHATADHTLPEISTSKGETFRDGMEGDERGLFAVGQDSGRLYKSWYDSKKSR, via the exons ATGGAAGACGATTATTTTTCCATTACATCTATCTTGGCGGATAATCAG AAATTATCCTGTACATTCACACTTGATGTTGACGGGCTTGGTTATCTGGAAGGGGGCAGCGAAGACAAT ATACGTGAGGGGACAAAGATAGAGCTGCCTTTTTGGCTAGCCGGTACTTTGAGCATCaa TCAATTTACAACATTCACACTGCCTGTTCCGTTTTCTCATAGAGTACGATCAGCTCTGATTGCTTCGCCCATAGCTGTCAAGCTTTCAAATCTTGTGGGAGGGAATGGATGGTGGTATCGGTTGGGTAAGAGGTTGGCCGAGattcttgaagaagctcaagCGGTCAATATCCGAGATATGATGCGAGGG GCCTTTACTGGAAGATTGCCCACTCTGTATGATCTAGCTGCTCATCATGCCACAGCAGACCACACTTTACCAGAAATCAGTACCAGTAAAGGAGAAACGTTTAGAGATGGAATGGAAGGCGATGAAAGAGGAC TATTTGCTGTTGGACAAGATTCCGGACGGTTATACAAATCGTGGTATGACAGTAAGAAGAGTAGATAA
- a CDS encoding 26S protease regulatory subunit 8 translates to MSVAVQKPVKAPASAPGGSIKTYYQNKIEAVELDITRKTQNLRRLEAQRNALNTRVRLLREELQVLQEPGSYVGEVIKVMGKKKVLVKVQPEGKYVVDFSPDIPVSALTPNIRVSLRADSYLLHSILPNKVDPLVSLMMVEKVPDSTYEMVGGLDKQIKEIKEVIELPVKHPELFESLGIAQPKGVLLYGPPGTGKTLLARAVAHHTDCRFIRVSGSELVQKYIGEGSRMVRELFVMAREHAPSIIFMDEIDSIGSSRGEGGKGDSEVQRTMMELLNQLDGFEPTKNIKVIMATNRIDILDSALLRPGRIDRKIEFPPPNPEARITILKIHSRKMSLQRGINFRALAEKMGHCSGAEVRGICTEAGMYALRERRQYVGQEDFEMAVAKVLKKNAESNMSMNKLFS, encoded by the exons ATGTCAGTAGCAGTTCAGAAGCCTGTGAAAGCGCCAGCTTCGGCGCCAGGAGGATCGATCAAG ACATATtatcaaaacaagattgaagctgTCGAGCTTGATATCACTCGCAAAACCCAGAACCTGAGACGACTAGAAGCCCAGAGGAATGCACTCAATACAAGAG TGAGACTGTTGCGGGAAGAGCTGCAAGTTTTGCAAGAGCCCGGAAGCTATGTAGGCGAAGTCATTAAGGTGAtgggcaagaagaaagtcTTGGTCAAGGTGCAGCCAGAGGGCAAATATG TTGTCGACTTTTCACCTGATATCCCTGTCTCTGCTCTGACTCCCAACATCCGAGTATCTCTTCGAGCCGATTCTTATCTCCTTCACTCTATCCTTCCCAACAAGGTTGACCCTCTTGTCTCGCTTATGatggttgaaaaggttCCCGACTCAACTTATGAGATGGTTGGTGGATTAGATAAGCAAATCAAAGAGATCAAGGAGGTGATTGAATTACCTGTCAAGCACCCGGAGCTGTTTGAATCATTGGGTATCGCTCAGCCCAAGGGAGTGTTGCTTTATGGACCTCCGGGTACCGGGAAGACTCTTTTGGCACGTGCAGTGGCGCATCATACCGATTGTCGATTTATTCGAGTCTCTGGGTCTGAACTTGTGCAAAAGTATATTGGTGAAGGCTCAAGAATGGTTCGAGAACTATTTGTCATGGCTCGAGAGCATGCGCCAAGTATCATCTTCATGGACGAGATTGACTCCATTGGTAGTAGTCGAGGAGAGGGCGGCAAGGGTGATTCAGAAGTGCAAAGGACAATGATGGAGTTGCTAAACCAGTTGGATGGGTTTGAGCCTaccaaaaacatcaaa GTTATCATGGCTACCAATCGTATAGATATCCTTGATTCTGCCCTTCTTCGACCAGGTCGTATCGATCGTAAAATCGAGTTCCCGCCTCCCAACCCTGAAGCCCGAATCACTATCCTCAAAATTCACTCCCGAAAAATGTCCCTGCAAAGAGGTATCAACTTTAGGGCATTAGCAGAAAAGATGGGCCATTGTTCCGGTGCTGAAGTCCGGGGTATTTGTACCGAAGCCG GCATGTATGCCCTCCGAGAGAGAAGACAGTATGTGGGGCAGGAAGACTTTGAGATGGCTGTGGCTAaggtgttgaagaagaatgctGAGAGCAATATGAGTATGAACAAGCTGTTTAGTTGA
- a CDS encoding 6-phosphofructokinase, with translation MELGGDIFQIRDLEGIVEAEEYAMTPPTAKPEQAVRQKKIAVLTSGGDSAGMNAAVRAIVRQAIVRGCQAYIIREGWEGLVRGNSSDPTPAPTAPATPQIRPASQKSVSRLSLPSSQQYEKLSEETTVKQMRNGIIYSKPEDVAPLEGTPLSFGYGQLLRDGAGEADLEEMAAHATDSTDHKDEHGRSLKGKYIVRVGWDDVRGWLGEGGTLIGSSRCPSFRTKEGRLQAAGNLVNNGIDCLAVCGGDGSLTGAYKLRDEWPSLIEELYSENKISEEQKLAYQHLNIVGLVGSIDNDMSMTDLTIGALTALHRTCESIDSISSTASSHSRAFVIEVMGRHCGWLALLAGIATGADFVFIPESPPKGDDWETEMCDLLQVHRKVGKRKSIVVVAEGALDRNLKPIKPDYVKKVLVERLGLDTRVTTLGHTQRGGKPCAFDRILATLQGVEAVQCLLEATSDSLSYMIGMQENKITKVPLLEAVAQTQAVAAAIENQDFSKAMSYRDSEFQEMLQAFKISSSLDVSDEVPKDQRLRIGLIHVGAPAGGMNAATRQAVRFCHNRGHVPVAIYNGFEGLLDDNVSELSWLRVDSWTTRGGSELGTNRSLPSIDIGSVAAGFQRHELDGLLVIGGFEAFSSILQLQQNRANYPAFQIPIIHLPATLSNNVPLTDFSLGSDTSLNALIDACDAIKQSASASRNRVFIVETQGGMSGYIATMGALAVGAVLVYTPEVGINLKLLQEDVEFLIKRYRLDEKGKNEGRLIIKSEKSSTVYTTETLTKILKEEGKDLFDARSASLGHTLQGGVPSPLDRTRAARLAFKCMQFLETHAVPHSQVPHKRVSRLRNSNNSRAGSETVAMIAVRGSKIVYAGMDEVLSVTDMKLRRGTDEWWKGVKEMAETMGGRTGLTASVKQ, from the exons ATGGAACTAGGAGGAGATATCTTTCAGATCAGAGACCTTGAAGGAATCGTTGAGGCTGAAGAATATGCCATGACTCCTCCCACTGCCAAGCCAGAACAAGCTGTaaggcaaaagaaaattgcAGTATTGACCAGCGGCGGCGATAGCGCTGGCATGAATGCGGCTG TCCGAGCAATCGTACGTCAAGCTATCGTTCGAGGGTGTCAGGCATACATTATACGTGAAGGATGGGAAGGTCTTGTCCGAGGAAACTCTTCAGACCCCACGCCTGCTCCCACCGCCCCAGCGACTCCTCAAATTCGCCCTGCTTCCCAGAAATCCGTCTCCCGCTTatcccttccttcttctcaacagtATGAAAAACTCTCTGAAGAAACTACTGTCAAGCAAATGAGAAATGGCATCATCTACTCCAAACCTGAAGACGTAGCCCCGCTTGAAGGCAcacctctctcttttggctATGGACAGCTTTTGAGAGATGGTGCTGGTGAAGCTgatcttgaagagatggctGCTCACGCTACTGATTCTACCGATCATAAGGATGAACACGGAAGGAGCTTGAAAGGCAAGTATATTGTAAGAGTCGGATGGGACGATGTGAGAGGGTGGCTAGGCGAAGGCGGCACTCTCATAGGTTCTTCTCGTTGCCCATCTT TCCGGACAAAAGAAGGCAGGCTGCAAGCTGCTGGGAATTTAGTCAATAATGGTATTGACTGTCTTGCCGTTTGTGGCGGCGATGGTTCACTTACTGGAGCCTACAAGCTGCGGGATGAATGGCCAAGCTTAATTGAGGAACTCTACTCGGAAAACAAGATTAGTGAAGAGCAAAAGTTGGCTTATCAGCATCTAAACATTGTCGGTCTTGTTGGGTCTATCGA TAACGATATGTCAATGACCGACCTGACTATTGGCGCCCTCACAGCTCTCCACCGTACCTGTGAATCTATTGATTCCATTTCATCTACTGCTTCCTCTCATTCTCGAGCCTTCGTCATTGAAGTTATGGGTCGACACTGCGGCTGGctcgctcttcttgccGGTATTGCTACTGGTGCTGATTTTGTCTTCATTCCCGAAAGCCCCCCCAAGGGAGATGACTGGGAGACAGAAATGTGTGATTTGCTACAAGTT CACCGAAAAGTCGGTAAACGCAAGTCTATTGTAGTTGTTGCCGAAGGTGCCCTTGACAGGAATCTCAAGCCTATTAAACCCGACTACGTCAAAAAAGTCCTCGTTGAACGTCTCGGTCTAGATACCCGAGTTACCACTCTTGGCCACACCCAGCGTGGTGGCAAGCCCTGTGCTTTTGATCGTATATTGGCTACTCTACAGGGTGTTGAGGCCGTTCAATGTTTACTTGAGGCTACTTCTGATTCTCTGTCTTATATGATCGGTATGCAGGAGAACAAGATTACCAAGGTTCCTCTACTTGAAGCTGTCGCGCAGACTCAggctgttgctgctgctaTCGAGAATCAAGACTTTTCCAAGGCAATGTCTTATCGAGATTCCGAATTTCAAGAAATGTTGCAGGCGTTCAAAATCTCGTCAAGCCTGGATGTCAGTGATGAGGTACCCAAGGatcaaagattgagaattGGACTCATCCA TGTTGGCGCTCCGGCTGGGGGGATGAACGCTGCAACCCGTCAAGCCGTACGATTCTGTCATAACCGCGGTCACGTTCCTGTCGCTATCTACAATGGTTTTGAGGGTCTTTTGGATGACAACGTCTCTGAGCTCTCTTGGCTTCGGGTTGACTCCTGGACTACGCGAGGTGGTTCTGAGCTTGGTACCAATCGATCTTTGCCTAGTATTGACATTGGCAGCGTGGCGGCTGGTTTTCAAAGGCATGAGCTCGATGGATTACTAGTCATAGGGGGCTTTGAAGCTTTCAGTTCCATTTTGCAACTCCAGCAAAACAGGGCCAACTACCCTGCTTTTCAAATTCCCATCATTCATCTTCCTGCTACACTCTCCAACAATGTCCCCCTTACCGACTTCTCTCTAGGCTCTGACACCTCACTCAACGCCCTTATTGATGCATGTGACGCTATCAAGCAATCTGCCTCTGCCTCGCGAAACCGTGTCTTCATTGTTGAAACTCAAGGTGGTATGAGTGGGTACATTGCTACAATGGGTGCTCTCGCTGTAGGCGCTGTGTTGGTGTACACTCCAGAAGTTGGTATAAACTTGAAGTTGTTACAGGAAGATGTCGAGTTCTTGATCAAACGATACAGACTAGACGAGAAGGGTAAGAATGAAGGGCGACTGATTATCAA GTCTGAAAAATCGTCTACCGTCTACACTACCGAGACTCTGACTAAGATTCTCAAAGAGGAAGGCAAGGATCTGTTTGATGCTAGATCCGCTTCACTCGGCCACACCCTCCAAGGTGGTGTTCCCTCTCCTCTTGATCGCACTCGTGCGGCCCGTCTTGCTTTCAAATGCATGCAGTTCCTTGAAACACACGCCGTCCCCCATTCTCAAGTTCCTCATAAGCGAGTCAGCAGATTGAGAAACTCCAACAATTCCAGGGCAGGATCTGAGACCGTAGCGATGATTGCTGTTCGGGGAAGCAAGATAGTTTATGCCGGGATGGATGAGGTGTTGAGCGTCACTGATAtgaagttgagaagaggtaCTGATGAATGGTGGAAAGGCGTCAAGGAGATGGCAGAGACCATGGGCGGAAGAACGGGTTTGACAGCCAGTGTAAAGCAGTAA